A part of Vicinamibacteria bacterium genomic DNA contains:
- a CDS encoding sigma-70 family RNA polymerase sigma factor, translating into MQAVADELVARARAGDEEAFSVLVQTHARDVFRLAFRITRNEDDAEDTVQETFLRAYRKLDAFESRASFSTWLYRVTANTAIDVLRRRRRTDERMAPLDDATPAVTASQEVLTFGRQVRDRIESALGSLSEMERTVFVLRHFQELSLAEISGSLDITVSATKQALFRAVRKMRKTLAPLVRTHS; encoded by the coding sequence ATGCAGGCCGTGGCCGACGAGCTCGTGGCGAGGGCCCGGGCCGGCGATGAGGAGGCATTTTCGGTCCTCGTCCAAACCCACGCCCGAGATGTCTTTCGGCTGGCCTTCCGCATCACCCGAAACGAGGACGACGCCGAGGATACCGTGCAAGAGACGTTTTTGCGGGCCTATCGCAAGCTCGACGCTTTCGAATCTCGAGCCAGCTTCAGCACCTGGCTATATCGCGTGACGGCGAACACCGCGATCGACGTTCTGAGACGACGACGCCGGACGGACGAGCGAATGGCTCCACTAGACGACGCGACGCCGGCGGTGACCGCGTCTCAGGAGGTCCTGACGTTCGGCCGCCAGGTTCGAGACCGCATCGAGTCGGCGCTCGGAAGCCTGAGCGAGATGGAAAGGACCGTGTTCGTGCTACGTCATTTCCAGGAGCTCTCGCTCGCCGAGATCAGCGGGAGTCTCGACATCACGGTCAGCGCGACGAAACAGGCGCTCTTTCGAGCGGTGCGGAAGATGCGCAAGACCCTGGCGCCCCTGGTGAGGACACACTCATGA